The DNA region TTATCTGGCTTGTAACATTATCCCCGTATATCCTGTTTGCTATCTGGCAGATGCGTTGGTAATCAACTCCATTGAATTCTGGAGCGGTTCCAATCCGATGGCTAACGTGGGTGATGTGAAGAAAGTAAAAGGTGAAAACGGAAACTATCTCGTAAAAACATTAGAGAACGGTTACTCTATCACAAAAGAAGGTGAGACCACTGCTATGGAGCTGGTTTATGACAAAGAATTGAACACTTGGAATGTTGTTGCAGAAGGTGTTAGCACTGAATTGCTGCAAATGAACGGTGACGGTACTGCACAAATGTATCTGCCGAATGGTGAAGCAATGAATGTGACATTGGATGCACAAGGCGTAGCTGCTGCTCGTCAGGCAACGATGATCAACACTTATTACGCTGCACGCTAATTAAGAAAAGAATTTGAATATGCGGGCGGATGAGCAATCATTCGCCCGTTGCCTTTTATACCCCTCCCGATTTTTTTAGAATGGGTAACCTACTGCAAAGTGGAAAGCAAAGTCACGTCCGAAGTCAGGATGCAAAATGGGATAACGATCCTTTCCCTTTTCAGGGTTAATAGCCTTCATACCACCATCAAAGCGAAGTACAAAGAAATCCAGATCCAGACGTAATCCCACACCGTAAGCTACGGCTATTTGCTTATAAAACTGGTCGAACTTGAATTTACCCCCCGGCTGATCCTGATATTCGCGAATCGTCCAGATATTTCCCGCATCTACGAACAAAGCACCTCTGAACTTCCAGAATAAACGTGTGCGGTATTCAATACTGGCATCCAGCTTGATGTCACCCGACTGGTTCATGAAGTTACCTTTTTCATCGGAGAAAGTACCAGGACCGAGACTACGTACCGACCATCCGCGTACACTGTTTGCTCCACCCGAGAAATAACGTTTCTCGAAAGGAATCATCCGTGCGTTTCCGTAAGGAATGGCAATACCTCCTCCTATATGAAATGCAATGGAGTTACGGTTATCAATGACGATGTTTTTGGCAAAGTCCAAGTCCCCCTTTATATATTGTGCATACGGAATATTCAAGATGGTATATTCGTCCTGATCGTTTTTCTTTAAATTGCTCATTTTAGAAAGCACATACAGGAGATTTCCCGCAGACTCAAAGTTGAAACGTACACTATAAGAATTACCAATCACCGCATTGTTCATCAATGCTTGTCCTGCGCTGTTATAGATATAGCTGTACCCGGTACGGACAATCAAACGGTCTTTATAGTTATACTCCAGCAGATAGTTCTTCTCATCGTTCAGGAAATTGTTTTTAAACTCGGGTTCTATCCACGGCATATACAAATAGTTGATATCCAGCAAGTCTATACGATGCTGCGAACGTTGTCTCTGCAAGCCCCATTTATAGCTCCATGAACCGGATGCAACGATGCGTGTAAACTCGGGACGCATCTGATAATTATATTGCAGCCCGAATTCCGTGGTTGCCCTTATCCTCCGCTTGAAGTCATTGGATATGAACGGGAACATGAAACGGGGAAAGTTTATACTGGTTTCCACACCAAGTTCCGTATAGTTGTCATTCTTATACCCTAAACCAGAAACAGCTTCGTAAGCTCCGCGAAGCTTAACCAAGAAAGTTTCGGAACCTCTAAATACATTGCGATTCTGAAAAGATACAGATGCCGCGGCACCCAAATCACCCGCAGAGTTTGTTCCCTCCAGTTCGAAAGATACAGACTGATGTTTGTTCTTCGTCAGCATAACATAGGCATTCAGCTTTGCGCTATCACTTACCTGTGTTTCGAAGAAACGTACATTGGTATATTTCAATACCGGCAGACGTCCGAAGTTAGAGTAAGTGCGCTGCACATCCTGTTCGTTGTAAAGATCTCCCGGAGTTATCCGCAGATTATCAGTCAATACTTTAGGACGCAGGTACAATTTATCCTTATAATATATGGGAAACCCTTTATAGTGTATCGAATCATTGATTTCCACACTACTGAGAGCTGAAGATTGCAGGACGTCATAGTCCGCAATGAAATTCACTTTATTAATCGTATACTGTGGATGGTTCTGCAATTCAGCACCGGAATGCTGTCTGTATCGTGCCAGATGCAAGGTCAGATCCACCTGATATGTGCCACGTACCGTATCCGCCGTATAAGAAATATAATCTTTGTTGAATTTATAATAACCGTTGCGAAGCAGGTTGCCCGTGATCCGTTGGCGTTCACTGTCCAGTATGTTGGCATTGAAGTACATACCTTCGGATAAATAAGTCGATGCAGAATCTTTCTGCATATATTCCCAGATTTTTTCATCCTGAACATCATATTTCAGGCTACGGACAATATATGGTTCTCCGGTGTTTACTTTATAAGCCAGTTTTACCTTTTTCTTCTTGATTTTGGGAATGTACTCTACGGTAGCCCCCATGTACCCCATATTCTGAACGGCTTTCGTCATTTCCTCCCGTGAACGTTCGGTTTCTTCCTTACTATAGATAACGGGGGCATCTCCCAGCCTGCGTAAAGCCCTGTTCACCCAGCGGGTAGAATCACGTCCCGACCAGTTGTAAACATACAGCTGGGTTTTAATCAGACTAAACCATTTGGAGTTCGGATTTTGCCGTACATATATGGATAAATTAGAAGGCTTCACATTTTTATTACCAGTATGTATGCGCACTTCATCCAGCAAGTATGAACCATCCGGCACATATTTGGTGGTCGAGCAGGAAGCTAATGTAAGTATGGCAGCAGTAAGTAGTGCGTAGTGGAAGCCTTTCTTCATACCAGAATTAATAAATTGCGCATAATTGACTACAAATATAAATCTATTTTTTCTTTTCCGAAATAAAAAACCGGATGAAGTGTGTTCCGTTTTTTGATTATATAGAAATAATCACGTACTTTTGCCAAACGATAACATTTAAGCTATGGCACTGAGCAAAAACCGTATCAAATATATCCACTCGTTGGAGCTGAAGAAGAATCGTAAAACAGAAAAAGTCTTTCTGGCAGAGGGTCCTAAACTGGTAGGAGATTTGTTAGGACATTTTCCCTGCCGCTTTCTGGCAGCGACGCCCGAATGGTTATCGCAACATCCCAAGCTTCCGGTAGAAGATGTTTCGGAAGTGTCTGATGAAGACCTTTCCCGTGCCAGCTTATTGAAAACTCCCCAGCAAGTACTTGCCGTATTCGAGCAGCCGGAATATGAAACAGATGCTTCTGTCATCAGCCATTCGCTATGTCTGGCTCTGGACGACGTACAAGATCCGGGAAATCTGGGTACTATCATTCGCCTGGCAGACTGGTTTGGAATAGAGCATATCTTCTGTTCCCCGAACACCGTAGATGTATATAATCCAAAGACGATTCAAGCCACCATGGGAGGCATTGCTCGTGTGAAACTGCACTATACTCCCCTGCCCGACCTCATTCAAAGCCTGAAGGATATACCTGTTTACGGCACTTTCCTCGATGGAGAGAATATGTACACACAGAAATTATCATCCAACGGATTGATTGTGATGGGTAATGAAGGCAATGGAATCGGGAAAGAAGTGGAGCAACTTATTAACCGCAAACTTTATATTCCCAATTATCCAGCAGAGAGGGAAACGTCCGAGTCACTGAATGTGGCAATTGCTACCGCAGTAGTCTGTGCCGAGTTCCGCCGACAGGCAGCATCGTTGTAAAATCGAAAGGATAAAGTAGATAAGCACTTATTCCGGAAGGAAATGTTTCTTGGTAGAAAACTTCCGGAAGTTCCTCTAATACTTCATTTGATTTCTGAAATATACCGGAGTACCCTTTGGAAATATCTTCTTCATTATCCAATAAAGCAATGACTCCGGGAAACCATTCCACTCCTTCAATCTCTTCTGTCAAAGGAAAGGCGGATATGACTTGTCCTTCTTCCATCCCTACCACATATTGTTTGAGATAACCATGTCCGGGCAGAAAAATAAAGTGTGAAGCAAATCGTTTGATCATCAGGGGTTATCTTTACGGATTTGAAGGCGTTCCGGCTTGTCCACCTTCTTCAGCGTAGGTTCCGAAGACGGACGAGGACGGGCAGCATCACGTCTGCGTGGATTGTCATTTATATTTTCTTCCACAGGTTTGAGTTCCTCCCTCTTGAGTTCCTGAGGTTCTATTTTCTCTGCCTTAACAGGATCTTTCTGAATAGAATCATTCTTAGCAAACGACAGTGTATCCGTAGCATGATAACGCATCAGTGAAATGCGGTCGGTCAGCAATGTACGGGTAGCTTGTGCTGCGGGATAATAGATATATCCACGTATTTCCCGAATTTCTCCCAGCGTATCAGCAAAGAGGGAAACCGTTTCCATCCCTGATTTGTATACTTTCTGAATATCGCTGATGATGCTGTCCTTATAGACAATCTGCATAGCCATGACGGGAGCATATAGGGAATCAGGCGTACCGTTATGGAAGCGGAAACGAACGTTCCATCGCAAAGTATCGCGGTCTTTAAAGTTGGTATCTGAGGGTAAAACAAAAGTAATCTTGTTGTCCATCGGCATACCTGTCAGCTGATAGATACGTTGCCATGCCCATACATCAATACTATCACCCGGAAGACTTTCCTTCGGCTTATTGTCACGTATAGCGATTAAATTATTGACAACATCCCGCTCCGCTTTCAGCCTTGCGTTTACTTTCTCATAGATCTTGGTGAGTACTTCCGGATTACGCGTGAACCAAACCATTGAGGAATCAAATTCGGCTTGCGTAATTCCGTGCTTTTTAAACACCGATTCAATGTACAACACCCTTTTATAGCCATCGGTATAAGGGACTTCTTCCCCCATAGCCTTTGCTATATGGTAGTCATAAAGCACATTTTCCATCTTAGCATCCGATAGAACCACCTTCGGTCTTTTCACCTGACAGGCTGTCAAACAAGATGCTAACAGGAATATGCTAAACCATTGAATTCGACGCAGACCTTTCATGATTTCTTTATTGCATGATAAGAGTCATTCAAATATTTGCTGTAAAATAATAACAGGGCAATAATACCACAACTGATAGCGGCATCGGCAAGATTAAATATCGGGCTGAAGAATATGAAATGATCCCCACCTACCAACGGCATCCATTGAGGCCAGTTCGTATCAATGATAGGGAAATAGAACATATCCACCACCTTTCCGTAGAACAAAGGAGCATATCCTCCGCCTTCCGGCAGGAATGAAGCTATCTGCGAATGCGTACTCTCATTGAACAACACACCGTAGAATACACTATCGATGATGTTACCCAACGCTCCCGTAAGAATCAGAGATACGCATACGATATAGCCTGTCTTCAAGCCTTGCTTGATTATTCTCGTTAAATACCACCCTATCGCTCCTACGGCAACAATACGGAACAAGGTAAGGAATAACTTACCGAATATCTCCATACCGAACGCCATACCGTTATTCTCGGTAAAGTAAATATAAAACCATGTAGGCGGTTCTGCATCTACCATGCCCAGCTTCTCATAAAGCCATTTTATGGCGTTTTCGCTCTGATGCCAATACATGTGAGTCTTGACATAGATCTTGATTATCTGGTCAGCAATTAATACCGAGAAAATAACGAGCAGCGCAATGCGACCTTTCGTGAGGTATTTGTTCATCCTTACTTCTTACCGTTATTTTTGGCCTCAATGCTCAGTGTAGCATGGGGCACAGCGCGCAAACGTTCGGCAGGAATCAACTTACCTGTTTCACGGCAAATACCATACGTTTTATTCTCGATGCGTACCAGTGCGGCTTGCAAACCCTGGATAAACTTCAACTGACGTTGAGCCAGGCGTGTCGTTTCTTCTTTGGACAAGGTGTTGGCACCTTCTTCCAAAACTTTGTACGTAGGAGACGTATCGTCGGTATCATTACCATCGGCTCCGGTTAAACTGGCTTTCAGCAATTCGTAATCGCGTTGTGCCAATTCTAACTTCTCATTAATAATGGCGCGGAATTCTTCCAATTCAGCATCCGAGTATCTTGTTTTTTCTGCCATAACTTTACGTGTTAAATCGTTAGTATTATTATTCTTTTACAACGCTTACGTACAGGGAGAAATCGTCAAAGTTAAGTTCCGTGCCGTTTTCCACCTCATCGGTCAGCGTCAGTGAGGTTCCTAAAACCTGGTTACAAATATAGTCTTTATATTCGTTTACCGCATCATCTGTTTGCTGATTTTTTGATAATGTAATCTTTATTTTGTCCGTTATCTCCAAACCGCTTGATTTGCGGATATTCTGAATACGGTTAACCAGCTCACGGGCAACGCCTTCCTGGCGAAGTTCTTCTGTAACGGTTACATCCAGGGCAACAGTCAGCTTTCCTTCGTTGGCAACCAGCCATCCCGGAATGTCTTCACTGAAGATTTCTACGTCAGCGGCTTCCACAACCACATCCGCACCATCCAGTTGCAAAGTATAAGAACCGTTCTTTTCCAGTTCGGCGATAGCTTCCTGTGGCATTTCTGCTACAGCGGCAGCTACGGCTTTCATCTGTTTGCCGAATTTCGGTCCCATCTTCTTGAAGTCACATTTCACTTTCTTCACCAACACACCGGCGGCACCGTCTACGAACTTGATATCCTTCACGTTCACTTCGCTCATGATAAGAGCTTTTACTGCTTCGATGTGGGCACGTTGTTCCTCGTCCACTACCGGTATCATGATACATTGCAGCGGCTGGCGTACTTTGATGTTCACCTTGCGGCGCAAAGCCAATACCATAGAAGTTACGTCCTGTGCCATTTGCATACGGGCTTCCAGTTCTCTGTCTATCATTTCCTCGTTATATTCGGGGAATTTAGCCAGGTGTACGGATACCACGTTGTCGCGTCCTGTTGCGGTAACCAAGTCCATATAGAGCTTGTCGGCATAGAACGGAGCGATGGGCGACATCAGTTTGGCAACGGTTTCCAGACAAGTGTACAGAGTCTGGTATGCAGATAACTTATCCTGCGTAAATTCACCACCCCAGAAACGTTTACGGTTCAGACGAACGTACCAGTTGGAGAGGTTGTCGTTTACGAAGTCGGATATCAGACGTCCGGCCTTTGTCGGCTCGTATTCGCTGTAGCAAGTATCCACTTCTTTCACCAGTGTATTCAGTACAGAGAGTATCCAACGGTCGATTTCAGGACGTTCAGCCATCGGCACGTCAGCTTCCTTGTATTCAAATCCGTCTACATTGGCGTAGAGGGAGAAGAAAGAATATGTATTATATAAGGTACCGAAGAATTTACGACGAACTTCCTCGATGCCGTCTACGTCGAATTTCAGGTTATCCCACGGAGAAGAGTTGGTGATCATATACCAGCGCAAGGGGTCAGATCCGTATTTCTCGATAGTCGAAAAGGGATCTACGCCATTGCCCAGACGTTTGGACATCTTGTTACCATTCTTATCAAGTACCAATCCGTTAGAGATAACAGCCTTGTAAGAGATGGTATCGAATACCATTGAAGCGATTGCATGGAGTGTAAAGAACCAACCGCGAGTCTGATCCACACCTTCGGCGATAAAGTCGGCAGGGTAAACCTGATGGCTATCCAGCAGTTCTTTGTTCTCGAACGGATAGTGGATTTGTGCATACGGCATAGCTCCGGAATCGAACCATACGTCTATCAGGTCCGCTTCACGCTTCATGGGCTTGCCGTCTTTCGATACGAGGATGATGTCATCCACATACGGACGGTGCAAGTCTATCTTATCATAATTTTCTCCATTGTACTCTCCGGGTACGAAACCTTTATCCTTATAAGGATTAGACTTCATGAATCCGGCAGCTACGGATTTCTCTATTTCATTATAAAGCTCTTCAACAGAACCGATGCAGATTTCCTCGCTATTGTCTTCCGTACGCCAGATAGGCAGCGGAGTACCCCAGTAACGTGAACGGCTCAGATTCCAGTCATTCAGATTTTCCAGCCACTTGCCAAAACGTCCCGTACCAGTGCTTTCCGGTTTCCAGTTGATCGTCTTATTCAGCTCAATCATGCGGTCTTTGCAAGCGGTAGAGCGGATGAACCAGCTATCCAACGGATAATACAATACAGGTTTGTCCGTACGCCAGCAGTGCGGATAATTGTGCACATGCTTCTCTATCTTGAACGCCTGATTATTGGCTTTCATCATCATGCAGAGACTTACGTCCAGACTCTCGTCCTGATCTGTCAGATTCGGGTCGTAAGCATTCTTCACGAAACGACCTGCATATTCTTTATATAAGTCTACATTTACACGCTCTTTCACGAAGTTCTCATCCAGTTCGTCCAATTTATAGAACTTACCGGTCAGGTCCACCATCGGGCGGAGTTCACCTTTTTTATTGATGAGTTGCAAAGGCGGAACGCCGGCAACTTTCGCTACCTGGGCATCGTCCGCACCGAATGTCGGAGCGATATGTACGATACCTGTACCATCTTCCGTAGTCACATAGTCACCTGAGATTACACGGAATGCACCTTCACCCGGATTTACCCACGGTATCAGTTGCTCATATTCCATACCCACAAGGTCCGGACCTTTATACTCTCCTACAATTTTGAACGGTATCAGCTTATCTCCCGGTTTGTAATCTTCCAGAGCGATGTCTTCCGCTTTTTTATTGAAGTGTGTGTAGAGCAAAGCTTTGGCAAGTACAACGGTGATTTTTTCTCCGGTGTATCCATTGTAGCTTTGTACGGCTACATAATCTATCTTCGGACCTACACACAGTGCGGTATTTGAAGGCAATGTCCACGGAGTGGTGGTCCATGCAATGAAGTACGGAGTTCCCCACTCTGCCATTTCCGGCTTCGGGCTCTTCATCTTGAACTGTGCCACACAAGTCACATCCTTCACGTCGCGGTAGCAACCGGGCTGGTTCAATTCGTGTGAGCTCAGACCTGTTCCGGCAGCGGGAGAATACGGCTGTATGGTATATCCTTTATAAAGATACCCTTTCGTATAGAGTTGCTTCAACAGCCACCACAATGTTTCGATGTAGCGGTTGTCGTAGGTGATATAAGGATCGGTCATGTCTACCCAATACCCCATCTTGTGAGTCAAATCTTCCCATTCTTTGGTGAATTTCATCACATCTTTGCGGCAGGCAGCGTTATAGTCGGCTACGGAGATTGTTTTACCGATATCTTCCTTGGTGATGCCCATTGCTTTTTCCACACCCAGTTCCACAGGAAGGCCGTGTGTGTCCCATCCGGCTTTACGTTTCACCAGGAAACCTTTCATGGTTTTGTAACGGCAGAAAATATCTTTGATGGAGCGAGCCATAACGTGGTGAATGCCCGGCATACCGTTGGCAGAGGGCGGTCCTTCATAAAAAACGAAAGAAGGACAGCCTTCACGTTCTGTCATACTCTTGGCGAAAACCTGGTTCTCGTCCCATTTCCTCAACACTTCCGCGTTTACCTTTGAGAGGTCGAACTGCGAATATTCGGCAAACTTCTTACCCATCTTATTTGCAATTTAACTATTTACAATTTAACGATTAAGGAGGCTCTTTGAGACGTGCTAAAGCGACCCTCCTTATTTTAAGGGTGCAAAGTTACAAAAAAGTTAGAGAAAAGATATTATTGAATAAAAAAAAACATATCTAAATGGAATGCGGCTCTACAAAGAAGTGTTATTCACAAATCTTTTTGTTATTTTTGCCTGTCATAATTGATTATTCACCCAAACAAAACATCAAAAATAATAGTATGGACAAAGATCTAAAAAAGGTTGTGGTGCTTCTGGCACACCCCAACATGGAAAACTCACAAGCCAATAAAGCCCTATTTGATGCCATAAAGGATATAGAAGATGTGGCTATATTTAATCTATACGAGATGTCAGAGCAAAATATTCTCAATATGGATGCATGGAGCCGGATTATATCTCATGCCAATGCAGTGGTATATCAGTTCCCATTTTATTGGATGTCGGCACCGTCTTTATTAAAGAAATGGCAGGACGGGATATTTACCTATTTGGCAAAAACTCCGGCAGTAGCCGGTAAGCCTTTGTTGGTGGCTACCACTACCGGTTCTGAATTTGATGCGTACCGAAGCGGAGGAAGAAACCGCTTCACGGTGGATGAACTTTTGCGTCCTTATCAGTGTGGTGCTGTGCATGCAGGAATGATATGGCAGACTCCTTTTGTGGTGTATGGTATGGGGACACCCGATGCGGAAAAGAATATTGCCTTGGCAGCGGACCTTTATAAAAAACGGGTGATGGCACTTATCGGGAAAGATAAATCGGAAGATAGCTGGTAAAGTGTAAAGTATCGGTCGAAACACTTGATTTTGCTTTTACAATGTTGTATCTTTGTAAAAGTTTTAAGCTAAGTTTTATTATAAACCTAAACCCTTGGTGAAATGGCAAAAGTTATTCTTTCTTTTTGGAGCACTTTTGGATGGTGCGTTAATTTGACAAATATTTCATCTAAGACAGACTGTCTACCGAATACCGATGGGCGGTTTATTCGATAACAAATTAAATTGATTATAGTTATTTCAGACATTTCGTTTTGGAATAATAGTAAGCAAAAAAAGAAGATAAGGTGGTATTTCCTCACAAGGATTTGCCACTTTTTTTGTTGATATATATTCAACTTGGGGCTTAAAGTCCATTTCTGCGCTGTTAATAAACGTTGGATACGTTCTTAAAAAACGTTCCGGTTATTCTTTAAAAACGATGTTTGCGGTTATTAATGAGTTGTTTTAGATGTCATAATTCTGATTATTCTTGTTAGCTTAATTCATTCTCTTAAAAGAAGTCATTGAATTATGATATATTTTATTTTTAAAAAAACTCTTTTCTAAAGAATTGCAATGAAATTAAATATATGACAACCTCTTATTGCAGACTGATTTTTCACTATCTTCACGGAAAAGATAATACATTTAACAAGGTACAAGAGAATGTTCATACACAAGAAGTTTCATAGCTTTAAATGGATTTTTTCTGCTCATAAATACCCATTTAAGAGAATCCTACCGTGGATATGCTCCCGTAAAGCGATACGTTGGAGGGCTGGAGAAGGATATCTTCCTGTCCATACTGTAAAGTCCGTTTGCTGCTATCCCGATACCCAATTTCATATCACTCGAATAGAAAGGACCACCAATGACGCTGAAATTGAATTTCTTGTTTGATGTCTATATGAACACACGAAAGGCAGTCCCAGTCAAAAAACGGGAACATCAGAACTGTAAATCATCAGATTACAGAAACAGGAAATAACTATGGTATGTCTGTAGAATTATTCCGTTAGCCATTTCTTGAGTTCCTGCACATTAGTCCGACTCACAATAATACGTTCGGGAACGGGGACAGTGAGATTGATCACTATACGGTTTCCAAACCAGGTTGTTATATCAGTTACAGCCGCCTTGGATACAATGAACTGCCGGTTTGCCCGATAAAACATGACAGGGTCAAGCTGTTTCATCAAGTCATCGAGCAAACCGCCAATACGATATTTGGTACCATCAAATTGTATGGCAACAGCATTTCTGTCTTCCAAATAAATGGTTGCGATGCTATCGGTTTTAATGGGAATCTGTTTGTCACGGACAGATACCAGTAGCGATGATTTATATACAGTGTTTCCCCGTAGTATCGTATCCGCTACTTTTTTGATTAATTCGACATTCTCCTGTGGTTGATAAGAAGCAGAAAAACGTTTTAACTTATCCAGTGCTCTTTGCAAAGAGGTACGGCTGACAGGCTTGAGCAGATAATCAATACTATTCACTTCAAATGCTTTCAGGGCGTATTCATCATAGGCGGTAGTAAAGATAATAGGGCATGTTATTTCTACACTGTCAAATATGGAAAAGGATAGATTATCGGCCAAGTGTATGTCCATGAAAACCAGATCGGGCATCAGGTTATTGCCGAACCATTCAATGCTTTCACTGACGGATTGCAATACACCCATGACAACAGTATCGGGCATTAATTCTTTTAAGAGACCGACCAGCTTTTTTGCAGTGAGCTGTTCGTCTTCTATGATAATTACTTTCATGGTTTATACGGGTTTAGTAGATTTGAAAACTAAAGGAAGTGTCACTTTGAATTCTTCTTCCGTCTGTTCTATCGTAATGTCTTTTTGCCACTTCAACATATACCGTTCCGATAAGTTTGTCAGACCGATACCAGCTCCCGCACTTGGCATGGATTTGGGCTGATAGTTATTGCAGACTATCAGTTCACAATCATTGGTCGTTCTGACCGTTATGCGAAGGGGATGTTGCTGGGAGATTATATTATGCTTTACGGCATTCTCTATCAGTATCTGCAAACTAAGGGGAACGACCGGATAGTTCTTGAATGCAGAGTTTATCTCTGTTTTAAACTGAAGGCATTCACCATAACGTACTTGAAGCAAGCCGAAGTAATCATCCATAAAACGAAGTTCTTCATCCAGTGTCACTGTTTCTTTCGTTTGCAGAATATAGCGGTAGACGGAAGAAAAGCGCTGGATATATTCGTGCGTCCGCTGTTTGTCTTCATCCACCAGTGAATCGAGAATGCTCATCGTGTTGAACAGGAAGTGCGGATCAACCTGGTTTTTGAGTGCCTGGTAGCGTATCTGCATATTCTCTGTCTTGAGTGCTTCATATTGAAGTGCCAAATGCTGACGTCTTTCGGACAAATAAATGATAGACGAAACAAATACCACAATTAAGGCAAGTGACACATTATTCA from Bacteroides sp. MSB163 includes:
- the ileS gene encoding isoleucine--tRNA ligase, translated to MGKKFAEYSQFDLSKVNAEVLRKWDENQVFAKSMTEREGCPSFVFYEGPPSANGMPGIHHVMARSIKDIFCRYKTMKGFLVKRKAGWDTHGLPVELGVEKAMGITKEDIGKTISVADYNAACRKDVMKFTKEWEDLTHKMGYWVDMTDPYITYDNRYIETLWWLLKQLYTKGYLYKGYTIQPYSPAAGTGLSSHELNQPGCYRDVKDVTCVAQFKMKSPKPEMAEWGTPYFIAWTTTPWTLPSNTALCVGPKIDYVAVQSYNGYTGEKITVVLAKALLYTHFNKKAEDIALEDYKPGDKLIPFKIVGEYKGPDLVGMEYEQLIPWVNPGEGAFRVISGDYVTTEDGTGIVHIAPTFGADDAQVAKVAGVPPLQLINKKGELRPMVDLTGKFYKLDELDENFVKERVNVDLYKEYAGRFVKNAYDPNLTDQDESLDVSLCMMMKANNQAFKIEKHVHNYPHCWRTDKPVLYYPLDSWFIRSTACKDRMIELNKTINWKPESTGTGRFGKWLENLNDWNLSRSRYWGTPLPIWRTEDNSEEICIGSVEELYNEIEKSVAAGFMKSNPYKDKGFVPGEYNGENYDKIDLHRPYVDDIILVSKDGKPMKREADLIDVWFDSGAMPYAQIHYPFENKELLDSHQVYPADFIAEGVDQTRGWFFTLHAIASMVFDTISYKAVISNGLVLDKNGNKMSKRLGNGVDPFSTIEKYGSDPLRWYMITNSSPWDNLKFDVDGIEEVRRKFFGTLYNTYSFFSLYANVDGFEYKEADVPMAERPEIDRWILSVLNTLVKEVDTCYSEYEPTKAGRLISDFVNDNLSNWYVRLNRKRFWGGEFTQDKLSAYQTLYTCLETVAKLMSPIAPFYADKLYMDLVTATGRDNVVSVHLAKFPEYNEEMIDRELEARMQMAQDVTSMVLALRRKVNIKVRQPLQCIMIPVVDEEQRAHIEAVKALIMSEVNVKDIKFVDGAAGVLVKKVKCDFKKMGPKFGKQMKAVAAAVAEMPQEAIAELEKNGSYTLQLDGADVVVEAADVEIFSEDIPGWLVANEGKLTVALDVTVTEELRQEGVARELVNRIQNIRKSSGLEITDKIKITLSKNQQTDDAVNEYKDYICNQVLGTSLTLTDEVENGTELNFDDFSLYVSVVKE
- a CDS encoding NAD(P)H-dependent oxidoreductase translates to MDKDLKKVVVLLAHPNMENSQANKALFDAIKDIEDVAIFNLYEMSEQNILNMDAWSRIISHANAVVYQFPFYWMSAPSLLKKWQDGIFTYLAKTPAVAGKPLLVATTTGSEFDAYRSGGRNRFTVDELLRPYQCGAVHAGMIWQTPFVVYGMGTPDAEKNIALAADLYKKRVMALIGKDKSEDSW
- a CDS encoding LytTR family DNA-binding domain-containing protein, whose protein sequence is MKVIIIEDEQLTAKKLVGLLKELMPDTVVMGVLQSVSESIEWFGNNLMPDLVFMDIHLADNLSFSIFDSVEITCPIIFTTAYDEYALKAFEVNSIDYLLKPVSRTSLQRALDKLKRFSASYQPQENVELIKKVADTILRGNTVYKSSLLVSVRDKQIPIKTDSIATIYLEDRNAVAIQFDGTKYRIGGLLDDLMKQLDPVMFYRANRQFIVSKAAVTDITTWFGNRIVINLTVPVPERIIVSRTNVQELKKWLTE
- a CDS encoding sensor histidine kinase, which gives rise to MATFTSKNKIMQQKSYMNWQTSLCLAAFITLMFVLPLFSPLYLKMMGGEMFGFVSSSPQYISLLYNTGSFFGLTFLIFIYDFLILRSIYTTTKRNLYLIGGILLITLLFSTVQLMLYVCIFIPGNAGSFPPDIFGAIVLNNVSLALIVVFVSSIIYLSERRQHLALQYEALKTENMQIRYQALKNQVDPHFLFNTMSILDSLVDEDKQRTHEYIQRFSSVYRYILQTKETVTLDEELRFMDDYFGLLQVRYGECLQFKTEINSAFKNYPVVPLSLQILIENAVKHNIISQQHPLRITVRTTNDCELIVCNNYQPKSMPSAGAGIGLTNLSERYMLKWQKDITIEQTEEEFKVTLPLVFKSTKPV